CCAATTCAATCTACTGATCCAATTACCAATCTTGAGTGTCGAggacaacaagaaaataaaaatttagcatgTAGTTGCTAAACATTATCAATTAGCAGTTCATCTCCTTAACCACTAAACTCCCTGGAATTAGTGcaatattgaattttttaaaatgaacttgaTGGAGTCAAAATTCCATCCCTGTTCTTTCCACTTTATCTTGCTACCACCCCAATGGGAGACCAGACCCCCATGAAGTCAAAGCTTTTAAAAAGGTCATGGACCATAATTACATTTTTCCCGTCTTTCACAATGAAAGACTGTTAAGGAGTTCTTATCATCTACTGGAAACatacttttgtttcttctctcatgGTCAAGCAAAACTAAAATATCCTTTGCATACAATATTATATGAACTCCCATGAATTGTATGTGCTTATGTGTGTGTGGCTGTGTGtgtgggtgagagagagagagtcaataTCAATAGtgttttgaattattattattattattattattattattattattattatattaaggaTTAAGCATGGAATCAGGAAAGGAGATGATAAACATGTTACTAATCTGCTCAGAGAAGAACACATTTGAAGTGCTATGTTCAGGTCTGGAGACCAAATATTAGGAGGCATATTGACAAACTAAAATATACCCAGAGGAACATGGCCAGgctaataagaaaaatgaaaatcatgtaATTGGTTCAAGAAAGTGGGGACGTGCACAAAGAACAGATATGATTTAAAGGGGACATGATATCTTTGTTCAAGCAGTTGAACAGCTTTCATTTGGAAACTTCTACTTGGTTCCAGACACAGATCCAGGAGCAATAAGTAGAAATTGTAGAGAGACAGATTAATGACGACAAATATCCCAATAATCAAATCTCTCCCAAGGGGGGATGATTTTCTTTGAGAGGTATTGATTTTCCCATCACTTGATGACTTCAAGAAGGtggaaaatattctttaaacctgtcatttaaaaaattctttatatgctaaaaacatttgttaaacattACTAGCTTTATTAAACAATAATGTCACAAAAAGAATGGTATAAATAACTGTAAAATTATTACCTATAGCTTTGTTTCATCTATCATACTTCAGATactgaaaaccatgatcagatCTGACTTCcttatttcaagaaaatattgaaaataggGAGGGGATCTAGAGGAAGACTATGATggcagtcagtcaataagtatttgcAGGATTTATTATATCAGGTTCTATGctgtaaattataaatttatatgtgtatgttacaaatcatatatatatatatatatatgtatacatataaattataaaatacaaaggaaaatacaaaagtCTGAGTTTTCCAGGAGTGCACATTTTGTTGGGAGAGACACAATGTAAACAGCCATGACATACAACTTATAGGTAGAGTAGATGGAAGATCATCTTAGAGAAGAGGCTACGGTTAGCTTGAGAAGCCCTGAAAGATTTCATGCACAAAGTGAGATTCCAGTTGTCTCAAAGGAATACCAGAAACCCAAGTAACAAAGGTTGGGGAACAAAGTATTTCAGCTCTCTGAGACAAATAGTTCAAAAACACAGAAGATGGACTGTACTTTGTATGAAAAGTAAATAGTCTAGTATAGTTAGATTCGACTAAACAAGTAAGATGTAGTCAGGTGaggtagttttatttttgtttttcatgttttcagtttcttctagtttctctcccttctcaccccctcaAGGAAATGTATCCCACATGGGAATAAGAATGCAATTTTCAGCTGTTTTATGCCATAAAGATGGTCACTGATTAAAGGGAAAGTCATTGAAAACACCAAAATATTCGTGGCACCACATTTGTGGTATCAAGGAATTAGAAACAAAGCTGATGGTCAGTAAGTGAGGAATGGCAAAACAAATAGTGGCACATGAACATAATGGGATATGACTCTGtcacaaagaaagaacaaaagaatagaaacagaaaaacttGTTTGATTTGTTTTACAATGATGAGAGCTTAGCCAAGAGCACAAAACACATGATGACtataagaatgcaaattaaaacaataaccaCCACAAATCAATgtaaaatataatcaatataaaactcaagatttcaaaaaaaaatcacaaactcaCAGAAGAGTGATAAGACACTTTTACATGCACCATTGCAGAGAAAAGACCTTATTTGGGGAAATTTTCATATATCTTCAGACTTTTGCAATCAGcatttaaatgcaaaaatctcacacttcaaaataaaattactgtaatatattttcttaagTCCGATTGTTGATATCACTGAATTCTAAACATTGTGTAAGAAGAATATTAGTtctcaaaggaaaggaaatgggatGTCTAgtcggtgcagtggatagagcactgtccctggagtcaggaggacctgaggtcaaatctgacattatgcacttaataatttacccagctgtgtgaccttgagtaagtcactcaaccccactgtcttgccaaaaaataaaggaaagcaatgtttcatttttatcttgaatTCCCCCAAAGCTGagacattatatatacatatatatatatatacatatacatacatacacatatatatatgtatatatatatatatatatgtatacttgaGATGAATTCATGAAAAAGGATGTTTCCTTCTCATCAGTTTTCTCAGGGCTCCTTTTACTTCATTGTTCCTTAGACTATAGATCAGAGGGTTCAACAGGGGAATGATTACTATATAGAAAACAGACACAACTTTATTCTCATCTGTTGAGTAGCTGGACTTGGGTGTAGCATAAATGAATGTAATGGTACTATAGTAGAGAGTGACTGCAGCAAGATGGGAAGTGCAAGTTGAGAAAGTTTTGGATCTTCCTTCAGTGGAGCTTATCTTTAGGACAGAGAAGAGGATAGCTATATATGAGATTATGATAATTAGCACTGTGATTGCAATTATTGACCCAGCAGAGGCAGAAGTTAAAATTTCAACAATATCATCTTGGTATAGAGAAAGTTTTAAAACAGGTGAATAATCACAGAAAAAGTGATTAATCTTATTGGATCCACAGAACGACAGGATTGATAAGCAATGAGCATGGATCCAAGCATTTATACAACCCCCTAGGTAGGAGAAGATAAGCAATAGAGTACAGATTCTAGGAGACATGTTGACAGAATAAAGTAGGGGGTTACAGATTGCCATATACCGATCATAGGCCATCACAGCCAGCAGAAAGCACTCAGTCGTCCCAAAGAAGACTACAAAGAACAGTTGCGTCACACAACCTCCAAGAGGGATTATGGTTTTGTCCACAAGAAAGTTCTTGAGCGTAAGAGGTGTGACAGTTGAGGAAAATCCAAAATCTACAAATGCCAAGTGGCTGAGAAAAAGATACATTGGAGTGTGAAGTTGGGAGCTTTTCCTGATCAATGTGATTATACTAAAATTACCAACTAAGGTAACAGTATAGAAACcaaaaaatatcacaaaaaggATGACACGCAGGGATGGGTCATCTGTTAACCCCAAAAGAATGAATTCGGTCACAACAGTGCAGTTGTTTCCAGACATCTGACTTGGAAACAGCCTATGAGacagaagaaaatgatattaaaataaaatacagaacaAATATTTGGTTATGTTTATTGGTATATATTCATAACTGGGCTACCTATTATATGACTATCATACTGCATTACTTTCATTCTTTGTTCATTTGCATCATGGCATGGTGCCTATAtacaaaggagaaatgaatatatCTGTTGCCACTAAATTTTTTCCCTCGTCCAAGCATACTGTATATTTGCCAATTTTGCCATTTTTAAGAATGTGAAAAAGGTTGCAAGAGTGTggaagattggggcagctaggtggcgcagtgggtaaagaaccagccctggagtcaggagttcctggattcaactccggtctcagacacttaataattacttagctgtgtggccttgggcaagtcacttaaacccatttgccttgcaaaaaacaaaaaaaagtgtggaggattgggttttttttttgcaaggcagtggggttaagtgacttgcccaaggtcacacagctaggtaattattaagtgtctgaggctggagttgaactcaggtacttctgactccagggccagtgctctagctactgtgcaacctagccaccccatagtgCATTGTTTAATGACATCATTGGTTCCCTTTTTAAACATATGTAGAGACAACATCTAAATGTGTGTATACTGTTCTGTCAACTAGCCACCgttatttttaatatcatctaAAGAAATAGAGTCTCTTCTGTATTCCTTCATCTCTCATTTTCCATAATTGAAGATGGTATCCACCAATTGACTTTAAGGAAATTcctgctttccaaaatgattcaTGTTATAAAATCTCAGAAGAGGAGCAATGGAGACTCTTAGTTCTAAGTCTCCTCATTGAACTTTGCTCATAATACTTGGCATTTCTGCCAAGAACTATCATTAAGCCTGATATCGCTAGCCTGAAAGACTGGGGGTAATTTTTTATGGAAATACTGCTATTTCTGGGGGAAAACAATTGAAAATCCTGCCTCAGCCTGCTGTAACAATACCCTGTTTACCTCTTGTAGTCTTCAAATGCAGAACAACTGAGCAAAGTGTTGTATCCTCAATTAGTGACAATTTTATGGACCATAGGAAGTGATGAATAACACTACTTTGGAGTTATATGGAAATGCTTCCattaactgatgcagaatgaacaCAGTAGATCTAGAATaacaatttatatgaaaaataataatcccAAAATGGGAAACCATTTTGAAAGACTTCAGCCCCTGGACCTAAATATTGACAAATCATGTAGTCATAAACCTgatgaagaaatattttctacCACTTCTTGGTATAGAATGAGGCATGAATGCTCAGATACGGAGAatctgttcatttgtttttcttgatgatACATATTTCTTAT
The Macrotis lagotis isolate mMagLag1 chromosome 3, bilby.v1.9.chrom.fasta, whole genome shotgun sequence genome window above contains:
- the LOC141516469 gene encoding olfactory receptor 5P55-like produces the protein MSGNNCTVVTEFILLGLTDDPSLRVILFVIFFGFYTVTLVGNFSIITLIRKSSQLHTPMYLFLSHLAFVDFGFSSTVTPLTLKNFLVDKTIIPLGGCVTQLFFVVFFGTTECFLLAVMAYDRYMAICNPLLYSVNMSPRICTLLLIFSYLGGCINAWIHAHCLSILSFCGSNKINHFFCDYSPVLKLSLYQDDIVEILTSASAGSIIAITVLIIIISYIAILFSVLKISSTEGRSKTFSTCTSHLAAVTLYYSTITFIYATPKSSYSTDENKVVSVFYIVIIPLLNPLIYSLRNNEVKGALRKLMRRKHPFS